In Candidatus Wallbacteria bacterium, the sequence AAAGAAAAGCGGGCGGAGTATGGGAAAAGAATAGTGCACGCATTGGGTGCATTATTGACTGCGGAATCCCCGCTGGGAGTAATTCTCTGTGCAGGTAAGAATGATCAGCATGTTGAACTGCTCAACCCTGAAAAGAACGGGATCCATATTGCCAGCTACAGGACAGAAGCTTTACCGAAAGCCGTGCTGGAATAAAAGCTGCGTGAAGCTGTGCGCCTGGCACGTTTACGGCTGGAATCCAAGAAGATCTGACTGTCCGAAAATTAGGAAAAGAAAAATAGGAGAAGATGGGGACATGTCGTTCTTTAGAAGCTGTTATTCTGAGCGTAGCGAAGAATTACTGCTTCTTAATCCCCGAAGTGGGACCAAATCTCTTTCCCAAGCCACGACGTGTCCCCTTCGTTTGAAA encodes:
- a CDS encoding DUF1016 N-terminal domain-containing protein encodes the protein MLRSKPTRRTDVTVLPAKTPALLLADLRELIMQAREGVARAVDSGLVTLYWHVGQRIRQDILKEKRAEYGKRIVHALGALLTAESPLGVILCAGKNDQHVELLNPEKNGIHIASYRTEALPKAVLE